The Nodosilinea sp. PGN35 DNA window TTCGCGAATGACCTGGCCATCTTGGTCTAGCAGCTCGGGGTGAGGTGCTGGGCGAGCACCGGAGGTAGCCTGCTGACCGCTGTAAGAGCGAGACGACTGAGGATTGCGGGCGTTACCGCCGAGGAGAATCAGATTTCTGACCAGATTTGCGATCGCCACAATGGCCAAAACCGCGAATGCAATGATGTAAACGACGTGCCACATAGCTGCTGTCCTCTGGGCTGCTGTCTCTTTCGACCTTTGCCTGTACTGACTTTAACGCGTTTCTGGCCTTCGTGCTTCGCCCGACCAAAAACTCAAATCTTCGCCTGCTGGATCTCTAGTTTAACCAGAATTCATCGACCTCTGGCTTCGGTGCTATGGCATTGAGCGGCTGCCAACCGGGCTGCCACAGGGAGCGATTCTTGAGCTGTTTGGCATTGACCCACAGCCGCACCGTGGGGTCGCAGGAGGCCACCAGTTCCGCAAACACCCACTGGCCCTCCTGCTTGCGGTTGGTCACCTGAAAATGTCGCCAGCCTTCGGTTTTTTGGCGGGCCGTCCATTTAGAGCCGAGGAGGTGGGGATACTTCTGCTTGCGGGGCATGGTGGGGAGTGGGAAGTGAGGGAGTTTTGAATTTTGAATTTTAAGGTTTGAATTCTTCTGATATGGCAATCCAGTCTTTGCCCGTAGAGGCGAGATGGCTACCCTAGGGGTTTTCACGGTTCGTGCCGGATCGTTATACAACTCAAAACCAAGCACTCAAAACTTAAAACTCAACCCTTTGATTGCTCTTCTATCGTATACCACTGGCTTCCAGCCGCTTCTTGATACCGCCCATGTGGATGGCCCGGCTGCTAATTTGGACGTGTTTTTCCCTGAGCAGTACGTAGACCCGGCCCGACAGCAACTGCCGAATAAACGGTCGGCGGTAGACCAAAATTCCGTCTAAGTTGGCGGCTTCGTCTTCGGTGTAGCCCATTTCGGCCAGGGCAGTGTCAAGCTCACGCCTAAAGGTCTTACGGCTGCTAATTGGCAGCTCTAGGGTAGTACTGCGGTTGACTAGGGCTCCTAGCAGACCGCCAGCGACGCCAAACAGCGTGCCGTATAGGTTGGGAAGGCCCGTGTCCAGGCCAATATCCAGGGTTTTTACCGCCAATAGGGACGTGACCAGGGCGGTACCGCAAAAGTAATACAAAAATGTGAGGCCAAAGCTGGGCCCTGCCGGTAGGTTGGGTTCGTCGGTCATGGCAAAACCTGAGGGGTAGCGCGTTGCAGCTGGGTCTATCTTGTCATTAAACCTGGGTTTTGCACGGTAAATCAGACCAGGATCAAAAGCGCCCTGGTAGGCTGAGATCGGATTGTTTGGGAGGCTTCTATGCTCGACCTGCTTCAGCTCACCGGCAAGCAGCGGCAGTTTGTAGACCTGTTGCAGCGTCAGCAGTCGGTGGCAAGTTTGCGATCGCTCTGTGCCGAGGCCGGGTTTGACTTTAACTTTATCAACGGCTTTTTGCTCAGCGGGGCGCTCGATGGCTACGTACAGTGGCAAGAGCACACCCAGCAAACCTGGGTGTTAACAGCCAAGGGAGAAGACGTCAATGGTGTGCTGCCCGGGTTCCCGCTGGCGGAGCGGCTGTTGCAAGGGATGGGCGATGGCGGAGCTTTCCCCAGGGGGAATCGCGCTGCCCTCCAGGCCGAGTTGGGCAGCGGCTTTAGCCTCAACTACGGAGCCCTGCGGCGGGAGCAGGCGGTTGATTTAGCCGATGGCGATGGGGAAGGCGTGGTCACCGTGCTCAGACCGTCGGTGCTGGCGGCCTACCAGCAGCGGCAGGCTGTATTTAGGGCGATCGCCGCAGGTGAGCCCTTAGATAGGGGGGGCACCGCCTCCCTGGAATGGCTGCAACAGCAGGGTTACATCGCCAGCCGAGTCGAGTTAGACTACGGCCTCACCGTGCTGCCCGCCCTGCAAGCCCTAGACTTGGGGGAGGTAGTGACCACCCTGACCAGTGAGCTGATTTTGTCGGGCCAGTGGCGGCAGGTTGACCTCAAACCCTACGACATCCGGGCTGAGGTACCCGATGTTGCCTACGGACGACCCACCATTCTCACCCAGTGCATCCAGCGCATTCGCGATATTTTCCTGAATATGGGCTTCGACGAAATGTCGGGCTACCTGGTGGAGTCGGCCTTTTGGAACTTTGACGCTCTGTTTACCCCCCAGGATCACCCGGCCCGCGAGGTGCAGGATACGTTTTATTTGGCTAACCCCCAGACTTTGCCCCTGCCCTCAGATCGGGCGTTAGTGCGGGGCGTTAGGCAGGTTCATGAAGCCAACTACGGCGGCAATTGGACGGAGGCTGAGGCCAGCCGCGCCATTCTGCGCGCCCACACCACCACCTCTACCGCCCGCCGTCTGCACCAGCTCCAGGGCAAAGACGGCAAATATTTCTCTATCGATCGCGTGTTTCGCAACGAAACGGTCGATCGCACCCACCTGGCTGAGTTCCACCAGATCGAAGGCGTGGTGGTGGGCGAACTGCTCAGCGTGCGTACCCTGATGGGCTACCTGACCTATTTCTACGAGCGCTTGGGCTTCAAAGATCTCAAGTTTAAGCCCACCTACAACCCCTACACGGAGCCGTCGCTGGAGGTGTTTGCCTACCATCCGCCCAGCGATCGCTACATTGAAGTCGGCAACTCGGGCCTATTTCGCCAAGAAATGCTCGCGCCCCTCGGCTGCGGTGAAAAAGCTACCGTTGCCTGGGGGCTCGGTCTAGAGCGCATCGCGATGCTGCTCTACGGGGTAGAAAAGCTCTCTGACCTGATCGGCCCTGACATTCAGCTTTGAAGTGCTGGGCTTGAGCACCCGGCCTAAGCGACGGAGGCTTGGGGCAAGTCGTCGTGGGGTAGGCCATCACCGGACAGGTCGCCACTGGGCAGGTCGTCCCTGGGCAAGTCGCCATTGGGCAGGTCATGGTCAGCCTCTAGCAGAACCTCCAGCTCTAAGGTGAGCTGCTCAGCGGGTTCAGGCTCGGCCTCGGCCTCTAAGGGCACGGATTCATCAGCCGCTTCGCCATCGCGCTCTAGCCAGGGAGAGTCGAAGTGGTGCCAGGGCAGCACGGGCTCATTGGGCAAGCTCTCAGTCAGCACGGTAATGTTGCTGGCGTCTGGCTCCGGCAGCACTACCCGCCGTTCTAAGGTTGTCTCTTGCTGTGCATCACTCATACTGGTTTCCGCTGAATGCGGTCAAAAACGTTAGAGTCAGCGCTTCTAGCCATTATTTCTAGACTGGCGCTAGATTAACCCAGAAGACGACCCACTTGCCACGTAAATTACCAGGATATGTACCAGCATGATAGCAGTTGTGCCCCAGATGGTGTATGCAGCGTATTTGAGGCTTTGTGAAGTATCTTCGAGGCGCTGCTTGTTGGCGTTGTAGGTTTCTGACAGATTGACCAGCATTTGCAGCTGGTAGTCTTGCTCGGGCAGGGCCAGGTAGGTTTCTAAAAATTTACGATCTTCGAGGTTGGGGGTAACGGCCACCTGGCGGGGCAAAAAGGCCCCCATCAGCAGCGAAAAGCTGACCAAAAACCCGATGATTTCGGCAATACTAAACACGCTGCCGCTCACCAGCAGCCGCGAAATGCTGAGGCTAGTCAGCAGCGCCCCGTTGGCTACGAACAAGATGTTGAGCTTGGTGGTCAAAATTTGGCCTTGCTCATTTTGCTCGCGCAGCACCATGCGCACATCCTGGGCTGCCAGCGCCAGCGTTGCCGGGGGAACGGCTAACGGCTCTGGAGCTGGCTCATCGACGGGCAAACTGAGCTGCACCTCATCGGGTGGAGCCTCGACCGGGGGCAGCGTATCGGCAGCGGGGGGGGCAGGGGTAGAAACAGCATTGACCATGGCAGTAGCCACTCAGACGACCCTTTTGAGGTGAACAGATGGGTTGGAACCCAGTCGGTTCCAGCAACTCGATTTTGCAAAACTTGACTGGCTACCGTACTCTACTCTGCGACGGTTGCCCTGCATCTATGGTAGTCAGAATTCTCTCTGCTGAGCGGGGTTTGGGTGCTAAATCCGTCGCTAAATCAAGGTTTGGTAGTGGGCGATGTGCAGGCTGGCCGATTTGTTCCAGGTGTAGTTGTTCAGCACCGCCTGGCTGTGCTGAACGAGCTGATTAGCCCCTTCAGGATTTAGTGCTGCCAGCATGGCGGCGGCGATCGCATCTGCCGACTCAGGGTTGACTAACAATGCCTGGTTTGGGCTGAGAAATTCGGTAAACGGCGGCTGGTTGGCGGTGATGACAGGGAGGCCCGAGGCGATCGCCTCCAGCACCACCAGGCCCCATCCCTCCTTGGTTGACGGAAAGCAAAATACATCGGCGGTGCGGTAGAGGGCGGGCAGGTGGTCGTCGGCAATTACCCCCGGCAAAATTACCGATTTACCGATCAGCGGCCCGTGCTGCGGCGCTAGGTTTTCAGCTAGGGCGAAAAATTCTTGCCGGTAGGGCTCGTAGTCAAACAGGGTGGCTCCACCGGCAATGACCAGCTGCGCCTGGGGGTGGGTGGCAAGCACCTGGGCAAAGGCTTCTAGCAGGCGAATGGAATTTTTACGCGGTTCAATGCCGCCCACAGTCAGAAAAATAGGCGAACCCCTGAGGTCGTAGCGAGCTTTGAGGGCATCTTCTTGACCTGAACGGGTTGGGGAGAAACGCCGCAGATCGACGCCGTTGAGCACTCTGGGGGCTTCGATACCGTATTCGTGAAGCAGGGCTTGGTGCCAGCGATCGCTCACGCATAAGCACAGGTCAGGATCCCGAATCGACTTATCCTGGCACTGCTGTAGGTAGATGCTGGCGTAATCTTCGATGTGGTGGACGGTTCTGACAACGTTGGCCACTCGCCCCATTTGCTTGAGCTGCACCAGGGCGTTGGCTCCAATGCAGTCCTGGGCGTGGTAGATATCGTAGGTTTCTGCGGGGTAAGCTAAAAAGTAATCGACAAATTCTTGAATGCGCTGGCGAATCAGTGCGTCGGTAGCTGCGTCAGGAGAAGGCCCCGACGGCGGCGGCTGGGCAGGCACCAGTTTCACCTTAGCTGGAATCGCCCGCTCAAAGCCCTGGCCATCTTTATCCAGGGCATAGATACAGACCTTATGGCCTAGCTCGGTGAGGGCGGTGGCTAGCTCCAGGGTGTGCACTACGCTGCCCCGCAGTTTGGTGGAGTAGGTCAGCAGAGCAATTTTGAGAGGTTTAGCCATGTTAGACCTCGCAGATCTTGCCGCCAAATCCGGTGAGGGATTCGCTAGCAAAGTCCCAAAAGCAAAGGGCAGCATCACCTAGCTTTAATGTGAGGGTTTGGCCCTTGGTGATGGTGCCTACGGGGTTACACACCAGTTCTCGGCTGTGGAACTGGGGCTGTATTTTTTCTACAGCTTCGGGGCGCACGCTGAGCAGGTAGCCGTAGCTGGGAAAGCTAAGCAACCAGGGCAGCAGGTCGATGCCGAGGGGAGGCGCGATCGCCCCCAGATCCAGCACCGCCCCCACGCCAGAGGTCTCCAGCAGCATTAATGTGGTGCCGACAATGCCGCCCATGCTGATGTCTTTGCCGGTGTCGCAGAGGCCCGCTTCGGCGAGCTGGGGCAGCAGATCCAGGTGGGCGCGGAGGCGATCGCGATCCGCCTCCGTGGCCGCATTCCAGAAGGGATATTTCGGGTGCATTTTGCCCTGCATGTCCACCACATGTAGCAGCACATCCCCCGGCTGAGCGCCAAAGCTGGTGATCAGCCGGTTGGCCCGACCCAGAATGGCGACTGAGAGCGCCGCGTAGGGGCTGTGGCAGCTGGTGTGGCCACCGACGATGGGCACGTTGAAGGCTTGAGAGGCGGCGACCATGCCCTGCCAGAGGGGTTCGGCGGCTGCGGGCGACGGGCTCCAGAGGGTATCGACCACGGCGATCGCCCGCCCCCCCATGGCGCAGATATCGCTGACGTTGACCATGACGGCGCACCACCCGGCAAACCAGGGGTCAGTTTCAACCAGGGTGGGCCAGATGCCCTCGGCGGCCAGCAGCAGGTAGCCATCGCCGTCGGGGATAGCCGCGCAGTCGTCCCCCAGCAGGATGGGCTTTTGGTCGCTGGATTGGACATAGTTGCCCAGGCGATCGGCGGCGGTCTGAATGTCGCGCTTGTGGAGAATGCCGAGCGATCGCCGCAGTTCAGCCGCCAGTTCCCAAAGTCTTACCTCGTCTGTCATTCAGCGGAGCCCTCAACTTGAATGACTGCACCTGCGGTGATGGTGCCCAAAACTTGGATCCCGAATCTGATTTCCATACCCTCAATGCCCAATGAGCAAACCTGTAGGGGCAAACGGTTGTTTGCCCTCAACCCATCGGGTGTAGCCAGGTAGGATTTGTCCTGAAAATTGCCTTTGCAATGGTGCATCGCTGCGCGGATGCACCCTACGGTTTTCATCGCCAGCTATCCCATTGCGAGAGTCCCTTGGATCCTAGCCTACAGACCCGCTAAACCCCTACGACACCTGTTGCAGCAGGCCTGCCAGGGCGGGGCGCACTTCGTCCCCCGGTGGGTAGTGAGCCAGGTCAGCTTCCATCAGGTGGTGGGGGCGATCGCACAGCACGATCTCCTCCAGGGAGTCCCAGTGGAGGCGCTGGAAGAAGCGGACGTTTTGCTCCTGCACGGTGGCGAGGAAGCGATCGCAGCCCCAGGTGTTGGCGGTGGTCACGGCCTTGTGGATCAGCCCTTTGCCGATGCGGCCCACGCGGCGATAGTTGGGGTGAACGCCGAGGCGACCGCCGTACCAGAGGCGGGGCGATTTTTCGTAGATGCGAACGACGCCGACAATGCGGTTATCTGGGGAGGCTTCGTGGTCAATGGCGACAATTGGGTGAGAAAGTCCGTCTAGATCGTCAGCGTCGTCGCGCTCAAAGAGGCCCTGCTCGTCACAGAAAATCGCCTGACGCAGAGCAAAGTAGCCCTGGATGTCGGCGGGTGTTTTGGCCAGTTCAAAGCTGTAGCGATGGAGTGCCATGGTTCGCAATCAAACACGTCAATGGAAAAGATGCTGATGGTAGGGAGGGTTGACTGGCTCTGGAGGTTCGAGCAACAGACCCCGGTTCGGCCCCCCTCTCCCCTAGGGAGAGGGAGAGGGGCTGGGGGTGAGGGCAACGCCAGCAACGGACAATCTGGAGAAACCAGGAAACAGACAGAATCACAGAATTAGTGCGTCCCATCGGGCGATGAAGCCTGAGCAACATCCCCTCCTGGGAGGGGCAGGGGTGGGTTCCCCTGGGAGGGGTAGGGGTGGGTCACCTCTCAAACGTCGACAGCGCCGAGCAGGCCCCGCATTTGGCGCAGCCCGCTTTCATATCCGCCGAGGCCATGCCCGACTGCTTCAGCAGCGCCCCCACCCGCTGGTAGAGGGCAAACATAAACTCGCTGCTGGGGGCAGGGTGGTGGGCCAGCGGGGTTTCGCCGATGGGCACGAAGGGCACCACAAAGGGGTAGACACCCAGCTGAATCAGGCGATCGCTCGCCTCTACCAGGGTTTCTAAGCTGTCGCCCAGGCCCGCCAGCAGGTAGGTGCTCACCTGGCCCCAGCCGAAGACTTTCACCGCCGCCGCAAAGGCATCAAAGTAGACCGTGAGGGGAACCTCCGCCTTACCCGGCATGATTCTGGCCCGCACTTCCGGATCCACCGCCTCCAGGTGCATGCCCAGGCTGTCGATGCCCGCCGCTTTCATGCGATCGAACCAGGCGAAGTCGTCCGGCGGCTCGCACTGGGCCTGGATGGGCAGATGGGGCACTCGCTGGCGAATGGCGGCGGCGCACTCGCTCAGGTAGGCGGCACCGCGATCGCTCGTGTTCGGCGTGCCCGTGGTCATAATCATGTTCGTCACCCCGTCGAGCCGCACCGCCGCTTCGGCCACTTCCGCCAGTTGCTGGGGGGTCTTGCGGGCGATCGTGCGGCCCGCATCGAGGGATTTTTCGATGGCGCAGAACTGGCAGGCGGTGGCCGGGTCGCGGTAGCGCATGCAGGTCTGCTGCACCGTGGTGGCCAGCACGTCGCGCCCGTGGAGCAGAGCAATTTTTGAGTAGGGAATGCCGTCAGCGGTGGTGAGGCCGTAGAACTTGGGCGCGTTGGGCACGTCGATGGGGGCGATCGCTTCCCCCAAAGCCTCCAGATGCAGGGGGCTGGCTGCCGTGGCTCTGAGGGTGTAGGGAGAGCGGGCGGCGCTGTCGGTGTAGACCGGCACCATCACCGTGGTGCCGTCGATGGTGATCGCCCGGTGGTCGGAGGGGCCTGCGCCGCCTCGCCTGCCCGCCGCGCCGGGGGTTGAATCCACCACCCGCAGCCCGTGGCTCTGCAATTCTGTGATCAGCCGTTGTTTGTTCATGGCCTGCTGTGCGATACCCAATAAAACCTGCGTCAATCTGCATCACCCGCTGGGAGTGACCTGTGTGGCAAGAGAACCCAGGGTTCTTATTTGCTGTCTTCTAGTCCGATGCCCAGCCCCAGAACCCTGGGTTCTGATTTCAGGGTTTTTCTAGGCGGTGAGTTTGACCCCGTTGGGGGAGGGTTGCACCGATTCCTCTTCGGAGGGATCCTGAACTGCTCCCTGGGCCGAGGGAGTGCTGGGCGTTTCCACCACCGACCAGGGCTCGGCGTTCACCCCCAGGCGCAGCAGGTCGGGGCGGGCGTAGTGGCCCACCGAGTCCATCATCCGCTTGCGCTTGGTGATCAGCGAGAAGTCCAGGTCGGCGATCGCCAGCCCCTCCCCCTCGGTAATCGGCTCGGTCAGCGGCACCCCCTCCGGGCTGATGATGGCGGTGTAGCACCCCCCCGACAGCACCCGGTGCAGGTTCTCATCGGCGGTGATCTGCTGCTTTTGTTCCGGGGTCAGCCAGCCGGTGGCATTTACCACAAAGCAGCCCGACTCCAGGGCATGGTGGCGCATGGTCACCTCCATCTGGTCGCCAAAGATCTGCCCCACCATCGAGCCTGGAAACTGCCCGCAGTGAATCTGCTCGTGCTGGGTCATCAGGGCGTAGCGGGCTAGGGGATTGTAGTGCTCCCAGCAGGCCAGAGCGCCCACCCGTCCCGCCGCTGTTTCGATCACCTTGAGCCCGGCCCCGTCGCCCTGGCCCCACACCATCCGCTCGTGGTAAGTGGGGGTGATCTTGCGCCGCTTCAGCACCAGGGTGCCGTCGGCGTCGAAAATCAGCTGGGTGTTGTAGAGGGAACCGCCGTCGCGCTCGTTCACCCCCAGCACCACCACCATGCCGTAGGAGCGCGCCGCCCGACTCACCGCATCGGTCACCGGCCCCGGCACCGCCACCGCCTCGTCGTAGAGCTGCATGTGCGCTTTGCCCATCAGCACCGGGGGCTGCACAAACGAAAAGTAGGGGTAGTAGGGAATGAAGGTTTCGGGAAAGACAATCAGCTGAACACCGGTCTGGGCGGCCTCGGCGATGGTCTCCAGCACCTTTTCGGTGGTGCCGTCGCGGCTGAACAGCACGGGGCTGATCTGGGCAGCGGCGGCGCGGACGGTTTTGGTGTAGTCCATGGGCCTTGAGTGGGAGGAGGGTTGCAGCGGGCAAAGGGTAAAGGCAGCGATCCGCAGATTGGTGGGTTATGGCCGGGGTGGATGGTGGGCAGTGCCCACTCTACGGGGGGTAGGGTGCATTCGCGGCCAACCAACTGTGGTTAAATGCCCCCGACCTCATGCTTGGGCCGTAATGCACCGCCTCCGGCGTGAAGCATCCTAGGGGAGCATCCCTAAAACCCGGCCCAATCGTCTCCCACCAATCCTGGCGGCATGCCTACATCGTCCAGGTGTCGAGGATGAAGGCCCCTTCTTTGCGGTGCATGAGCACCAGATCGAGCACGTCGAGGGGGTTGATGGGGCGAATGCCGGGGATGAGGGAGGGTTCGCCGTGGCCGTAGAGGGCCTGGAGGGCAAAACGGCAGGCGTAGACCTTACCGCCCAGCTCCATCA harbors:
- a CDS encoding DUF2973 domain-containing protein, translated to MWHVVYIIAFAVLAIVAIANLVRNLILLGGNARNPQSSRSYSGQQATSGARPAPHPELLDQDGQVIREPLLVMRSISVKDAREQLDALYDGTGGSLDEPEDSSSESER
- a CDS encoding TIGR02450 family Trp-rich protein; the protein is MPRKQKYPHLLGSKWTARQKTEGWRHFQVTNRKQEGQWVFAELVASCDPTVRLWVNAKQLKNRSLWQPGWQPLNAIAPKPEVDEFWLN
- a CDS encoding phenylalanine--tRNA ligase subunit alpha, with protein sequence MLDLLQLTGKQRQFVDLLQRQQSVASLRSLCAEAGFDFNFINGFLLSGALDGYVQWQEHTQQTWVLTAKGEDVNGVLPGFPLAERLLQGMGDGGAFPRGNRAALQAELGSGFSLNYGALRREQAVDLADGDGEGVVTVLRPSVLAAYQQRQAVFRAIAAGEPLDRGGTASLEWLQQQGYIASRVELDYGLTVLPALQALDLGEVVTTLTSELILSGQWRQVDLKPYDIRAEVPDVAYGRPTILTQCIQRIRDIFLNMGFDEMSGYLVESAFWNFDALFTPQDHPAREVQDTFYLANPQTLPLPSDRALVRGVRQVHEANYGGNWTEAEASRAILRAHTTTSTARRLHQLQGKDGKYFSIDRVFRNETVDRTHLAEFHQIEGVVVGELLSVRTLMGYLTYFYERLGFKDLKFKPTYNPYTEPSLEVFAYHPPSDRYIEVGNSGLFRQEMLAPLGCGEKATVAWGLGLERIAMLLYGVEKLSDLIGPDIQL
- a CDS encoding MSMEG_0565 family glycosyltransferase, whose amino-acid sequence is MAKPLKIALLTYSTKLRGSVVHTLELATALTELGHKVCIYALDKDGQGFERAIPAKVKLVPAQPPPSGPSPDAATDALIRQRIQEFVDYFLAYPAETYDIYHAQDCIGANALVQLKQMGRVANVVRTVHHIEDYASIYLQQCQDKSIRDPDLCLCVSDRWHQALLHEYGIEAPRVLNGVDLRRFSPTRSGQEDALKARYDLRGSPIFLTVGGIEPRKNSIRLLEAFAQVLATHPQAQLVIAGGATLFDYEPYRQEFFALAENLAPQHGPLIGKSVILPGVIADDHLPALYRTADVFCFPSTKEGWGLVVLEAIASGLPVITANQPPFTEFLSPNQALLVNPESADAIAAAMLAALNPEGANQLVQHSQAVLNNYTWNKSASLHIAHYQTLI
- a CDS encoding sll0787 family AIR synthase-like protein gives rise to the protein MTDEVRLWELAAELRRSLGILHKRDIQTAADRLGNYVQSSDQKPILLGDDCAAIPDGDGYLLLAAEGIWPTLVETDPWFAGWCAVMVNVSDICAMGGRAIAVVDTLWSPSPAAAEPLWQGMVAASQAFNVPIVGGHTSCHSPYAALSVAILGRANRLITSFGAQPGDVLLHVVDMQGKMHPKYPFWNAATEADRDRLRAHLDLLPQLAEAGLCDTGKDISMGGIVGTTLMLLETSGVGAVLDLGAIAPPLGIDLLPWLLSFPSYGYLLSVRPEAVEKIQPQFHSRELVCNPVGTITKGQTLTLKLGDAALCFWDFASESLTGFGGKICEV
- a CDS encoding MSMEG_0567/Sll0786 family nitrogen starvation N-acetyltransferase, coding for MALHRYSFELAKTPADIQGYFALRQAIFCDEQGLFERDDADDLDGLSHPIVAIDHEASPDNRIVGVVRIYEKSPRLWYGGRLGVHPNYRRVGRIGKGLIHKAVTTANTWGCDRFLATVQEQNVRFFQRLHWDSLEEIVLCDRPHHLMEADLAHYPPGDEVRPALAGLLQQVS
- a CDS encoding MSMEG_0568 family radical SAM protein; this translates as MNKQRLITELQSHGLRVVDSTPGAAGRRGGAGPSDHRAITIDGTTVMVPVYTDSAARSPYTLRATAASPLHLEALGEAIAPIDVPNAPKFYGLTTADGIPYSKIALLHGRDVLATTVQQTCMRYRDPATACQFCAIEKSLDAGRTIARKTPQQLAEVAEAAVRLDGVTNMIMTTGTPNTSDRGAAYLSECAAAIRQRVPHLPIQAQCEPPDDFAWFDRMKAAGIDSLGMHLEAVDPEVRARIMPGKAEVPLTVYFDAFAAAVKVFGWGQVSTYLLAGLGDSLETLVEASDRLIQLGVYPFVVPFVPIGETPLAHHPAPSSEFMFALYQRVGALLKQSGMASADMKAGCAKCGACSALSTFER
- a CDS encoding Nit6803 family nitrilase, which gives rise to MDYTKTVRAAAAQISPVLFSRDGTTEKVLETIAEAAQTGVQLIVFPETFIPYYPYFSFVQPPVLMGKAHMQLYDEAVAVPGPVTDAVSRAARSYGMVVVLGVNERDGGSLYNTQLIFDADGTLVLKRRKITPTYHERMVWGQGDGAGLKVIETAAGRVGALACWEHYNPLARYALMTQHEQIHCGQFPGSMVGQIFGDQMEVTMRHHALESGCFVVNATGWLTPEQKQQITADENLHRVLSGGCYTAIISPEGVPLTEPITEGEGLAIADLDFSLITKRKRMMDSVGHYARPDLLRLGVNAEPWSVVETPSTPSAQGAVQDPSEEESVQPSPNGVKLTA